The Triticum aestivum cultivar Chinese Spring chromosome 3A, IWGSC CS RefSeq v2.1, whole genome shotgun sequence genome includes a region encoding these proteins:
- the LOC123059411 gene encoding GPI-anchored protein LLG1 — MALTRGFIFLFPAAVLAGLASASASPFLSDNVFQASTGSTGRSLLQTNNGCPMSFESQDYTIITSRCKAPQYPPKECCDAFKEFACPFAVYINNQSTNCADAMFSYINFHGSYPAGLFGAECVKGKEGVSCEGVPGKGTGVASGGRRAQGSSRSLVPILCGLEALLFH; from the exons ATGGCGCTGACCCGTGGGTTCATCTTCCTCTTCCCCGCCGCCGTCCTGGCCGGACTCGCCTCCGCCTCCGCGTCGCCCTTCCTGTCTG ATAACGTATTCCAGGCCAGCACCGGATCTACAGGGAGGAGTTTGCTGCAGACCAATAATG GCTGCCCTATGAGCTTTGAGTCCCAGGACTACACAATCATCACAAGCAGGTGCAAAGCGCCACAGTATCCTCCTAAAGAATGCTGTGATGCTTTCAAGGAATTTGCATGCCCATTTGCCGTCTACATCAACAATCAAAGCACCAACTGTGCAGACGCTATGTTTTCCTACATCAACTTCCATGGCTCGTACCCAGCAGGCCTATTCGGCGCTGAGTGCGTCAAAGGGAAGGAAGGGGTTTCCTGCGAAGGCGTCCCAGGGAAAGGCACCGGCGTGGCAAGTGGCGGGCGGCGAGCTCAAGGGAGTTCCCGTTCTTTGGTTCCTATCTTGTGTGGACTAGAAGCACTGTTGTTCCATTGA